One window of Cellulomonas shaoxiangyii genomic DNA carries:
- a CDS encoding YciI family protein, with amino-acid sequence MRYTLLLHYPEMSAEALGPEGMEYGQRAFTAYAATLQAAGALVSAEVLQPSVATTTLRTVDGVLQVQDGPFADTKEQLGGTFVIDVPELDAALAWARRAPSVEWGPVEVRPGATHTVDGAWVPNA; translated from the coding sequence ATGCGGTACACGCTCCTGCTGCACTACCCCGAGATGAGCGCCGAGGCCCTGGGCCCCGAGGGCATGGAGTACGGGCAGCGCGCCTTCACCGCGTACGCGGCGACGCTGCAGGCCGCGGGCGCGCTGGTGAGCGCGGAGGTGCTCCAGCCGTCGGTGGCGACGACCACGCTGCGCACGGTCGACGGCGTCCTGCAGGTGCAGGACGGGCCCTTCGCGGACACGAAGGAGCAGCTCGGCGGCACGTTCGTCATCGACGTCCCGGAGCTCGACGCGGCGCTCGCGTGGGCGCGCCGGGCACCGTCCGTCGAGTGGGGCCCCGTCGAGGTGCGGCCCGGCGCGACCCACACCGTCGACGGCGCCTGGGTGCCGAACGCGTGA
- a CDS encoding FAD-dependent oxidoreductase, with translation MSTEPMSTGPLHDLVVVGAGPAGMAAALAARGRGLDVVVVDEQQRPGGQVFRRPHGGVATARHTWPAGYPWGPGLVADATASDVSWRWDTTALGVLRDEPGAPVRLAVSGPDGTATLRARRLLVATGAYDMPVALPGWTLPGVVTAGAAQGLLKSQRVLVGHRPVLAGAHPLLLLVADQLVAAGAHVAEVALARGLPGPAEALRALPAVPGHTGLLASSTAALGRLLRAGVRVRTRTVPTRVLGTDRVEGVELCRVDAAWRPVGRGRTVEADALVLGFGFHGSTELARQAGCATRWDDAGGGWVVTHDGDQRTSVPDVLVAGEPAGVRGAEQARAEGHLAGLVTACDLRGTSPADGPALRRARRDVARARRFSDVVQRTFAPDRAALASLATPGTLVCRCESVTRATVEETLAANPHVSTANAVKLECRTGMGTCQGRYCEATVGALVAARTGRPMEQVGPFTAHLPVKPVPLGDLAGLA, from the coding sequence CGCGGTCTCGACGTCGTCGTGGTCGACGAGCAGCAGCGGCCGGGCGGCCAGGTCTTCCGCCGCCCGCACGGCGGCGTCGCCACCGCGCGGCACACCTGGCCGGCGGGGTACCCGTGGGGGCCGGGCCTCGTGGCCGACGCCACGGCGTCGGACGTGTCGTGGCGGTGGGACACGACCGCGCTCGGCGTCCTGCGGGACGAGCCGGGGGCCCCGGTGCGGCTCGCCGTCAGCGGCCCCGACGGCACGGCGACGCTGCGGGCACGGCGCCTGCTGGTGGCGACGGGCGCGTACGACATGCCCGTCGCCCTGCCCGGGTGGACGCTGCCCGGCGTCGTCACGGCGGGTGCCGCGCAGGGGCTGCTGAAGTCGCAGCGCGTCCTCGTCGGGCACCGGCCCGTCCTCGCGGGGGCCCATCCCCTCCTGCTGCTCGTCGCCGACCAGCTCGTCGCGGCGGGGGCGCACGTCGCCGAGGTCGCGCTCGCCCGCGGCCTGCCGGGCCCGGCCGAGGCGCTGCGTGCCCTGCCGGCCGTGCCGGGGCACACCGGCCTGCTCGCGTCGAGCACCGCCGCCCTCGGCCGCCTGCTGCGTGCCGGCGTCCGCGTGCGGACCCGCACCGTGCCGACCCGCGTGCTCGGGACCGACCGCGTCGAGGGGGTCGAGCTGTGCCGCGTCGACGCGGCGTGGCGCCCGGTCGGCCGGGGCCGGACGGTCGAGGCCGACGCGCTCGTGCTCGGGTTCGGCTTCCACGGCTCGACGGAGCTGGCCCGCCAGGCCGGCTGCGCGACCCGGTGGGACGACGCCGGCGGCGGGTGGGTCGTCACGCACGACGGCGACCAGCGCACGTCGGTGCCCGACGTGCTCGTCGCCGGCGAGCCGGCCGGCGTCCGTGGCGCCGAGCAGGCGCGCGCGGAGGGTCACCTCGCGGGGCTCGTCACCGCGTGCGACCTGCGCGGCACCTCCCCCGCCGACGGGCCCGCACTGCGCCGCGCGCGCCGCGACGTGGCCCGCGCGCGACGGTTCTCCGACGTCGTGCAGCGCACGTTCGCGCCGGACCGGGCGGCGCTCGCCTCCCTCGCGACCCCCGGCACGCTCGTCTGCCGGTGCGAGTCCGTCACGCGCGCGACCGTGGAGGAGACGCTGGCGGCGAACCCCCACGTCTCGACCGCCAACGCCGTCAAGCTCGAGTGCCGCACGGGGATGGGGACCTGCCAGGGCCGGTACTGCGAGGCGACCGTCGGCGCGCTCGTCGCCGCCCGCACCGGCCGGCCGATGGAGCAGGTCGGGCCGTTCACGGCGCACCTGCCGGTCAAGCCGGTCCCGCTGGGCGACCTCGCCGGGCTCGCGTAG